A window of Rhabdothermincola salaria contains these coding sequences:
- a CDS encoding DsbA family protein, with product MPLTFSLTWDYRCPFARIVHRHVVDALLDGADWDVTFVPFCLGQVHVEPGEVPIWDRPDDDTGLLALQAAVVVRDQDPDRFWPLHRRLFEARHAEGAQLRDEAVLRQLLAAEGVDADAVFTEVATGRPLTTVRAEHEAAARDLDVWGVPTFMAGGRAAFVRLMDLPHDAADARRSVEQCVTMLTDWPALNEFKHTSLDR from the coding sequence GTGCCTCTGACCTTCTCGCTCACCTGGGACTACCGCTGCCCCTTCGCCCGCATCGTGCACCGCCACGTCGTCGACGCCCTCCTCGACGGCGCCGACTGGGACGTCACCTTCGTGCCCTTCTGCCTCGGCCAGGTCCACGTCGAGCCCGGCGAGGTGCCCATCTGGGATCGACCCGACGACGACACCGGCCTGCTCGCCCTGCAGGCCGCGGTCGTCGTGCGCGACCAGGATCCCGATCGCTTCTGGCCGCTGCATCGCCGCCTGTTCGAGGCCCGCCACGCCGAAGGTGCCCAGCTGCGCGACGAGGCCGTGCTGCGCCAACTGCTCGCGGCCGAAGGGGTCGATGCCGACGCCGTCTTCACCGAGGTCGCCACCGGACGTCCCCTGACCACCGTGCGCGCCGAACACGAGGCGGCCGCCCGCGACCTCGACGTGTGGGGGGTCCCCACGTTCATGGCCGGCGGTCGCGCCGCGTTCGTCCGGCTGATGGACCTGCCCCACGACGCCGCCGATGCTCGACGTAGCGTCGAGCAGTGCGTCACCATGCTCACGGACTGGCCGGCGCTCAACGAGTTCAAGCACACCAGCCTCGACCGCTGA
- a CDS encoding wax ester/triacylglycerol synthase domain-containing protein — protein MATGWMSDVEALMWNVERDPYLDPTFGSLTLLESMPDVDHLRGRLLRMVDNHPRFGQRVVAPAGRLTPPAWCDDPEFDIDHHLRVLRLPAPGTHRQLLDLATRLVQDPLDRRRPLWEFVVIDGLADGGGALVQKIHHTITDGEGVLRIAAEFLDTGPELPDLGEPTSLGPRPGPPTSPVALVADAAAFAARRAVTVGRHIAGEAVGLAAHPTRVPATLTTTVATTRSVLDQLTITDRSLSPLWTGRTLRRRLDGVDLPLSSLQASARALGGSVNDAFVTGLAGAIAEVHREAGHPVEALRMAMPVSVRSRGASGGNAFVPARVVLPVGDEDPRTRFRAVHAVLERVKREPVLGVVDELAMVANLVPVTVMTRVTREQARAVDFAASNVRGAPVPVWLAGARVLADYPIGPLTAAALNVTLLSYAGTCHLGIHSDAGAITDPDRFVALIEASFADLFAASA, from the coding sequence ATGGCGACCGGTTGGATGAGCGACGTCGAAGCGCTGATGTGGAACGTCGAGCGCGACCCGTACCTGGACCCCACGTTCGGCAGCCTCACCCTCCTCGAGTCGATGCCCGACGTCGACCACCTGCGCGGCCGCCTCCTGCGCATGGTCGACAACCACCCCCGCTTCGGCCAACGAGTCGTGGCGCCGGCCGGTCGCCTCACCCCGCCGGCCTGGTGCGACGACCCCGAGTTCGACATCGACCACCACCTGCGTGTGCTCCGCCTCCCTGCGCCGGGCACCCACCGCCAGCTGCTCGACCTGGCCACCAGGCTGGTGCAGGACCCTCTCGATCGGCGGCGACCGCTGTGGGAGTTCGTGGTGATCGACGGGCTGGCCGACGGCGGCGGCGCGCTGGTGCAGAAGATCCACCACACGATCACCGACGGCGAAGGGGTGCTGCGCATCGCCGCCGAGTTCCTCGACACCGGCCCCGAGCTGCCCGACCTCGGTGAGCCGACCTCGCTCGGTCCTCGCCCCGGACCTCCGACGAGCCCGGTCGCCCTCGTAGCCGACGCGGCGGCGTTCGCCGCTCGTCGGGCGGTGACGGTGGGCCGCCACATCGCCGGCGAGGCGGTCGGGTTGGCCGCCCATCCCACCCGGGTGCCGGCAACGCTGACGACCACCGTCGCCACCACCAGGTCGGTGCTCGACCAGCTCACGATCACCGATCGCTCCCTGTCGCCGCTGTGGACCGGCCGCACCCTGCGGCGACGCCTCGACGGGGTCGACCTCCCGCTCTCGTCCCTGCAGGCCAGCGCCCGAGCCCTGGGCGGGAGCGTCAACGACGCCTTCGTCACCGGCCTGGCCGGCGCCATCGCCGAGGTGCATCGCGAGGCGGGGCACCCCGTGGAGGCCCTGCGCATGGCCATGCCGGTCAGCGTGCGCAGTCGCGGGGCGTCCGGAGGCAACGCCTTCGTGCCGGCCCGCGTGGTCCTCCCGGTCGGCGACGAGGACCCGCGCACGCGGTTCCGGGCCGTGCACGCCGTGCTCGAGCGGGTCAAGCGGGAGCCCGTGCTGGGCGTGGTCGACGAGCTGGCCATGGTGGCCAACCTGGTGCCCGTGACCGTGATGACCCGCGTCACCCGCGAGCAGGCCCGAGCCGTCGATTTCGCCGCGTCCAACGTGCGGGGGGCGCCGGTGCCGGTGTGGCTGGCCGGCGCTCGGGTGCTGGCCGACTACCCCATCGGGCCTCTCACCGCCGCCGCCCTCAACGTGACGCTGCTCTCCTATGCCGGCACCTGCCACCTCGGCATCCACAGCGACGCCGGGGCCATCACCGACCCGGACCGCTTCGTGGCCCTCATCGAGGCCAGTTTCGCCGACCTCTTCGCGGCCAGCGCGTAG
- a CDS encoding serine/threonine-protein kinase, whose amino-acid sequence MSYVVQRRLGRGGMGVVDLAVDEQGRSVACKRLLLHGSAHEMHRARQRIRREASVLARLQHPNVVPLLEVLDDGDDVVLVLPYLAGGTLADQVAHHGPLSPGQVHVLADALFAALAAAHREGIVHRDIKPANVLFDEAGTPYLADFGVATIRDATGGLTVTGAVVGTPEFMAPEQARGEEAGPAADVFSLGATLLFAATGNPPYGRGEAAVVLPRAARGRLAPLPAGLDRTLRRRLMPTRARAPQRRPSASATAASARPRPDRGAGADAAGIEPLGPAGTRIVSGELPRRPGRPVKGLVLGTLAALAVVLVAVVLTTRVGGDDAVGTIVAPVTTEPCQDLPYQPCGQPAAPGTDGVECLAGRADYDGDPTNGCEAVSNVVAGQTLDDRVEANLVPGDAIERFGFRVDHSFNLFCNNTLRVELTSPDGAAMRLDVLSEGDVLGTAVSADGDTATVTLDQPDCFGNTNRDLVARVSWVGERRTADDFVLTRSGKW is encoded by the coding sequence GTGAGCTACGTGGTGCAGCGCCGTCTCGGCCGGGGCGGTATGGGTGTGGTCGACCTCGCCGTCGACGAGCAGGGTCGCAGCGTGGCCTGCAAGCGCCTCTTGCTGCACGGCAGCGCCCACGAGATGCACCGGGCCCGTCAGCGCATCCGGCGGGAGGCCTCGGTCCTCGCCCGACTCCAGCACCCCAACGTGGTCCCGCTGCTGGAGGTGCTCGACGACGGCGACGACGTGGTCCTGGTGCTCCCCTACCTGGCGGGCGGCACCCTCGCCGACCAGGTCGCCCACCACGGCCCCCTCAGCCCCGGCCAGGTGCACGTCCTCGCCGATGCCCTGTTCGCGGCCCTCGCCGCCGCCCACCGCGAGGGCATCGTCCACCGCGACATCAAGCCGGCCAACGTGCTCTTCGACGAGGCGGGCACGCCCTATCTCGCCGATTTCGGTGTGGCCACGATCCGCGACGCCACCGGCGGGCTCACGGTGACGGGCGCCGTCGTCGGCACACCCGAGTTCATGGCCCCGGAGCAGGCCCGTGGTGAGGAGGCCGGCCCCGCCGCCGACGTCTTCTCGCTCGGGGCCACCCTGCTGTTCGCCGCCACCGGCAACCCTCCGTACGGCCGGGGCGAAGCGGCCGTGGTCCTGCCCCGCGCCGCCCGTGGCCGGCTCGCCCCGCTCCCTGCGGGGCTCGACCGCACCCTGCGACGTCGGCTGATGCCCACCCGCGCCCGAGCGCCCCAACGCCGGCCCAGCGCCTCGGCGACCGCCGCGTCGGCTCGCCCCCGCCCCGACCGCGGCGCGGGTGCCGACGCCGCGGGCATCGAGCCTCTCGGCCCGGCAGGCACCCGGATCGTCAGCGGCGAGCTCCCCCGGCGTCCCGGCCGCCCCGTGAAGGGCCTCGTCCTCGGCACCCTCGCCGCGCTGGCGGTCGTCCTGGTCGCAGTGGTCCTCACCACCCGCGTCGGCGGCGACGACGCCGTGGGCACCATCGTGGCCCCCGTGACCACCGAACCCTGCCAGGACCTGCCGTACCAGCCCTGCGGGCAACCCGCCGCCCCCGGCACCGACGGTGTCGAGTGCCTCGCCGGGCGGGCCGACTACGACGGCGACCCGACCAACGGCTGCGAAGCCGTCTCCAACGTCGTGGCCGGCCAGACCCTCGACGACCGCGTCGAGGCCAACCTCGTGCCCGGCGACGCCATCGAGCGCTTCGGGTTCCGCGTCGACCACTCGTTCAACCTGTTCTGCAACAACACGCTGCGGGTGGAGCTCACCAGCCCCGACGGTGCCGCCATGCGCCTCGACGTGCTGAGCGAGGGCGACGTCCTCGGCACGGCCGTGAGCGCCGACGGCGACACGGCGACGGTCACCCTCGACCAGCCCGACTGCTTCGGGAACACCAACCGCGACCTCGTGGCCCGGGTCAGCTGGGTGGGCGAACGCCGCACCGCCGACGACTTCGTCCTCACCCGCAGCGGGAAGTGGTGA
- a CDS encoding LLM class F420-dependent oxidoreductase, whose amino-acid sequence MPHPDRLGLTFASFMNLGLDRAVTAAGWAGELGYSSFWTAETTGPEAFVTLTAAGAANPELDLGTGVIALQLRTPGVVAMAGASLQALHPDRDILLGIGVSSPVVTGQWHGATYGDRPLAQTREYLTLLRECLTGEPVTFEGDFYQVRKFRLGVRLGERRPKIVLAALNPAMLRLAGELADGVLLNYLPASHVPWSVEQVRAGGEATVYAYVHVGVCDRADGVELARRDLFSYAVVDAYARSFARAGFADEVDEIRERHAARDREGALAAVSDRMVDAIDVMGDAAHVHATVRAYADAGVDVPVVMPLPWGRDRMTTVRATMEAAAGRG is encoded by the coding sequence ATGCCGCACCCCGACCGCCTCGGTCTCACCTTCGCCAGCTTCATGAACCTCGGCCTCGACCGGGCCGTCACGGCTGCCGGATGGGCGGGCGAGCTCGGGTACTCGTCGTTCTGGACGGCCGAGACCACCGGACCCGAGGCCTTCGTCACCCTCACCGCCGCCGGCGCCGCGAACCCCGAGCTCGACCTCGGCACCGGGGTCATCGCCCTGCAGCTGCGCACCCCCGGGGTGGTGGCCATGGCCGGCGCCTCGCTGCAGGCCCTGCACCCCGATCGCGACATCCTGCTCGGCATCGGCGTCTCCTCGCCGGTCGTCACCGGGCAGTGGCACGGCGCCACCTACGGCGATCGCCCCCTGGCCCAGACCCGCGAGTACCTCACCTTGCTCCGAGAGTGCCTCACGGGCGAGCCCGTCACCTTCGAGGGCGACTTCTACCAGGTGCGCAAGTTCCGACTGGGGGTCCGCCTCGGCGAGCGGCGGCCCAAGATCGTGCTGGCCGCCCTGAACCCGGCGATGTTGCGACTCGCCGGGGAGCTGGCCGACGGCGTGCTGCTCAACTACCTCCCGGCGTCGCACGTGCCGTGGTCGGTCGAGCAGGTCCGGGCCGGCGGCGAGGCCACCGTCTACGCCTACGTCCACGTCGGCGTGTGCGACCGTGCCGACGGCGTCGAGCTCGCCCGACGAGACCTGTTCTCCTACGCCGTGGTCGACGCCTACGCCCGCAGCTTCGCCCGGGCCGGCTTCGCCGACGAGGTCGACGAGATCCGCGAGCGCCACGCCGCTCGCGATCGCGAGGGCGCGCTCGCCGCGGTCTCGGATCGCATGGTCGACGCCATCGACGTGATGGGCGACGCCGCCCACGTCCACGCCACGGTGCGGGCCTATGCCGACGCCGGCGTCGACGTGCCCGTCGTCATGCCCCTGCCCTGGG